CTTGATATCTTCGGAGATTCCAAACAGGTAATTTAATAATTGCAATATTTCTTCTGACTTTTGATTCTGAATGAATTGAAATTATTCATCATCGGTTTTAATTTGTTCGGAGAGAGGCTGATCATAATATACATCAATATAAATCGAAATGAAAAGCAGGCTTTCTTCGCTGTAGTGGACGGCCATGGCGGCCGCGACGCAGCCGATTACGTGGTCGAACATTTAGGGAAGAACATCATAAACGCTCTCGAGAAAATTGCTGGAGAGGAAGAAAAGGAAATCGAATCAGCGATTCGCAAAGGCCACAGACGAACAGACGAGGAGTTTCTTAGTCAGGTCAGGTAAACAATTGATTGAACTTTCATACACAAATTTCTAGGGTAACAGAAATTTCGATTAAAACAATTGGCCTACCGTCGATTCGTTGCAGGGCGTCGGCAGTGGAGCATGTGCGGCGAGTGTGCTGGTGAAAGACGGCGAGCTTCATGTGGCGAACGTCGGAGATTGTCGAGTGGTATTGAGCAGAAACGGGGTGGCGACGCCATTGACGAAGCAGCACCGATTGTGTCGAGAAGAAGAGCGGCTCCGGATTGAGAAATCGGTGAGTGAAAGGAATCCGTGGATGTCCATTATCCAAATTGATGATCCGTTGAATTGAATCGAATCGAATTGAATTGTAGGGAGGGTTTGTGGAGTGTAAAAACGGGGTGTGGAGAGTTCAGGGATCGTTGGCGGTGTCGAGGGCCATCGGAGATCTGCATTTGAAAGAATGGGTGATTTCAGAGCCTGAAATCCATCGTCTTCCTCTAACTCCTGATTGCCAGTTCTTGATAATGGCTTCTGATGGACTCTGGGATAAGGTACCCTTTCTCTTCACACCATTATTCTTTGCTTAAATTATAtctatatatgaaaaaaacACCCTTGGCCTcccatttattttcaaaaatatttatttactttaaaaaaacgATCTGAATGGAATGAATTTAAATCATCATATTGTTTTTGATCATCGCTTCATAGGTATAGGTCTAGACTTCTGTTTAATTGAAGGATAATATTTCaactttaaaaagtaaaaatatatttatttagctTCATGTCTTCAATTCCAACTTTAgacttcaaaataaaaaaagaagctttattattgttgttttctaAAGTGAGAATGAGAAGATTTCAAGGTGGAGGACTTGTCCCTACATTGATTCTCTTGCTTAGTCAAGAAGAAACAACCATGCATGATAAtactaattttaataataataaatgatttCTCCCGTTACCAAGAAATTTGTTGTTTGAGTCAACTTTTCACTAAAAGAAATCTTTTGCTCAAGAACGACATGGTTAATTCATactttgtacaaactgtttggATGGTTATATGATAGATTAGATGTTTGGATGATTTggtatgaaataaaattaatgataaaaGAATAGAGATTGGTAGTATGAAAAGGAGAGATTAGAGGTTGAAAATGAAGATATAAAACAGGTAAAAGATCAAGAGGCAGTGGATGAAGTAATGAGGGAAATGGGAGAGGAGAATAATAAGAAGGAAGCAATGAAGGCATGCAAAATGCTACTGGAAATGTCATTTAGAAGAGGGAATATGGATGATGTCACAGTCATGGTGGTTCAACTTCAGCACTTCTTCCTTTCCATTTAGTAAGTAGATCTTTTCTTTGCTCCACACCACACTTCACCATTGCAACAACTACAACCCTTACCTAAGATTATATAAGCTAAGTTTCCATTACTGTCTACAATTTTGTACCAACAACACCAtacactatttttcttttcttttcaagagGGGGACACTGtacatataaaatattaataataattaccCCTGCCAATTCCAAaggggtgttttttttttttttttttttttgtcaaactatatttatattatatttgaaatatagtGGTACAATGGACAAGTGTCTTTGTTGATTCGGGGTAGCGAAATTGATAAGGAtacttatttctttttatttaagttGAAAATTTAACTCTGCTCCAGATCTATATTTGCTGTACCCAAAAAGAATATGcatatttaaatctttttgttttaaataagttCAAGTTTTTCAAAGGATAATATTGTAGTTTAGTTGATAAAGTATCATGTCAAAATCGAAGATTCAATTTTTCATACTATTAGTTGttgaacaacaacaacaaatgaTGATGTCATGCCCAATTTGAAGTTAATGACAGTAGAAGGAAGTAACCAGTCACCAAAGAGGCTCGATCCAATAGAATATAAACCCAGCCCACTTCCTAAACGTCCAAATTATGTTTAAATTCACTTTTAGTTTCTAAACTATTTTATGTtcaatgaattttgaaaatttgatttgggAGAGCAATGGAAGAAGGCGAATCTGGAGAGAAAGACGAGGAGTGAGGTTGGTGGAGAAGAGGAGAGAGAAGAATgagaaactatttttctttcaatttaaaaattagtgtttagtattttaaataataataaaactagcTAGAAAACAAGAGAGGAACTTTTTAagcctattttttaaaatttggggaCTCAATTGGCCTAGgactaaaaaggtatttttctcTAGATAAATAAACTCTTTTGTAGAAAACACTTGGAACAAAGAGCCTTTTCTGGTGTTTCATCGAGAATTAAGGGTGTTAAAAAATCGACCAAATTGACGGATCGAGCCAAATCGACTAAGTCtagttattgaaaaaaataaaaaaaaaccaaatttctCGATTTAGTTTacaatttggttatttaaacatgaacaaaattgaattgaattgcACATCTAATATGcatttttaaaaaggaaaaattggagCATATAGCAAGATTTGAGgtgttgattgtttaataaatctaaatctaataaactacaaacccttggctattgtcatAAATTACTTGATTAGATTGGGTACATATGtctggagatactattgaatacgacccgctttatgattattacaaatgttgtaaagtgtcataaacgatgtgatcagttcattcatatagagacatgtgagtggaggcgttctattaacaccgtttactgttaataatgattaatttcactgtttactgttaataCTGATtaatactgattaatttcacttcttgatgacctagataacttgatctgaatcctgatctgtctatgaactcctgtttattcgcgATTGTACAGGTAGATGGCTGGAGAcagaatttgcaagatggaattcactcctacccattcgATTATGATCTTAAATCAATTGTTCGTTACAGGGACACTGGTACCTAAGGAGAAAAGATAAAAAGTTATTGAACTGACATTGTAAACAAAAGTCGTttatcttactcaaagagttgagagtacctcgatATAGTGGGAGGGTATGATTTCCTAGTCATTATTAAGAAATAAGTGTTGTGTAAACAAGATGCATTCCCCATACAGTTTAAGAAGTCCTAAAATGTTTGAGAATttcctagtaagactaggaatacTAGATATATGACTGACAAGATTCCAATTATATGGCAATatcaaaagagaataaaagagaataaaagagaaaaggggaAATCGGCGATTGGATCGGTTGAGAGTTATTGTCAAGGTTGTTAGGAGAGGTTGAGGTTTAAAAAGAAGGAAGTAAACAGAATAAGGGGATTTGGAAGATTGAGGAGTAAAGAAGaggagctctcgagagtgggagttcgaaAGACGCTGTCATGGAGAAGCCATCGTAGTGTAATGTTCATTGTCTACGTCCATTAggcatcgtgtagtaaagctcagtgatcgtgtagcattgggtagacgatcgtatagtaaaagctAGACAATCGTAGAGTAATTGAGAAGGTGATCGTGTAATAGTTCAGCAATCGTATAGAAGTTTGTGAGCGATCGTGAAggatttagtaagcgatcgtttagtaatactgagcaatcgtgtagaaattgtaaatgatcgtttaacatCTGGTAAGCGATTGAGTGATCATTTGTAAGCGACCGTTCAGTCCTGTTGATTCCATTCGtttaataaagaagttgttcatagtttaACAACTTTCATGGAGATTATACCCATATGTTACATTAATAAAGAACTTCAAGAATCAGTTTCCTAACATAgcctagggcaaatgggagaaaaaCTGGGTATGGATACcaaatggtaaaccatgggtatataatgtcctagtttattgtatttctctataaaactaaaaaactcaATGTTATATATTCAGAAATATAGgttaccactagagtttttAGTCCAATTggagtttattgggttttatgtccaaaaactcgtggtttgtaaatgaAAAAACttaattgaaaattcaataagttgttattgaatatatgaattgcttatttcgttttagaaataaatccaaagatccatgactattacatgagtacttgaactttatgtaaatacataagagtagatcaggtttgagtaaatag
This genomic window from Benincasa hispida cultivar B227 chromosome 4, ASM972705v1, whole genome shotgun sequence contains:
- the LOC120075185 gene encoding probable protein phosphatase 2C 2, whose amino-acid sequence is MLDLQEFLWGFSILSLLFCSLHGLTKALPMALSLYSPSSPISWVTHMLLGTHNSPSQESALPPNNTLHGPQDDTNNSLRDGIFKEASHSLTMAKSSGASTKLRKRPGKLVVPEYCPGLEFSKLRKKMEDQEFHVQGRDYCLATKKGRRETLEDAYGVMLDIFGDSKQAFFAVVDGHGGRDAADYVVEHLGKNIINALEKIAGEEEKEIESAIRKGHRRTDEEFLSQGVGSGACAASVLVKDGELHVANVGDCRVVLSRNGVATPLTKQHRLCREEERLRIEKSGGFVECKNGVWRVQGSLAVSRAIGDLHLKEWVISEPEIHRLPLTPDCQFLIMASDGLWDKVKDQEAVDEVMREMGEENNKKEAMKACKMLLEMSFRRGNMDDVTVMVVQLQHFFLSI